A single Lactuca sativa cultivar Salinas chromosome 8, Lsat_Salinas_v11, whole genome shotgun sequence DNA region contains:
- the LOC111913206 gene encoding uncharacterized protein LOC111913206 — translation MFNDDDARSALTNMYEYSPVDGFVEISQGLGDMIKSLANEPSMGLFYIQQHTHNAVPNLVSINKNIMTKSREMSLHTEDSEDSITMLRSMKESGFPIVDDMVKDITKSLAIMSSKQPKKGLLNSNKSFSGTTTMSGTGSYLSSAFKSAKLKATNLKWASVETSESSMEEELPVSSENGNEDKDELILNLSRSEKFDEFKADKEAKLEEWLGGSDD, via the exons ATGTTCAA TGATGATGATGCACGATCTGCCCTCACCAACATGTACGAGTATTCACCAGTAGATGGGTTTGTAGAGATCTCACAAGGGTTGGGAGACATGATCAAATCCTTAGCAAATGAACCCTCAATGGGCCTTTTCTACATTCAACAACACACTCACAATGCTGTTCCAAACCTCGTAAGCATCAATAAAAACATCATGACCAAATCCCGCGAAATGAGTCTACACACAGAAGATTCAGAGGATTCAATCACAATGCTGAGATCAATGAAGGAATCTGGATTCCCTATTGTTGATGACATGGTTAAAGACATCACAAAATCTTTAGCTATCATGTCATCAAAACAACCGAAAAAAGGGTTGTTGAATAGTAACAAATCTTTTTCGGGAACAACAACAATGTCTGGGACTGGTAGTTATTTATCATCTGCTTTCAAGTCTGCAAAATTAAAAGCAACGAATCTGAAATGGGCTTCAGTTGAAACCTCGGAATCATCAATGGAGGAAGAATTGCCTGTATCAAGTGAGAATGGGAATGAAGATAAAGATGAATTGATATTGAACCTGTCAAGGTCTGAAAAATTTGATGAATTTAAAGCAGATAAAGAGGCCAAACTGGAGGAATGGTTAGGAGGTAGTGACgattga
- the LOC111913205 gene encoding uncharacterized protein LOC111913205 isoform X2: MASFSAFITRVQSYSELSNLSKRSLPSNVFKFSSSFQTRITHTHHHGLKLKHLLKAAPEGPPSELIEDSKFVPLNPDDPTFGPPAMLLTGFQVDEVVKIQKFLKELDGEFVEVIFCTEDMMKGSLWEAVNTKQPNLEASKVHYYCKISSKDLFFIWSYRRGDDDVHRCFSRIRISRSSVCSCCTQ; encoded by the exons ATGGCTTCTTTTTCAGCCTTCATAACTAGGGTTCAGAGCTACTCTGAACTTTCAAATCTCTCAAAACGATCTCTGCCTTCCAATGTTTTCAAATTTTCTTCATCATTTCAGACTCGAATCACGCACACTCACCACCATGGATTGAAGCTCAAGCACCTCCTCAAGGCAGCTCCTGAAG GACCTCCTTCTGAGTTGATAGAAGATTCAAAGTTTGTTCCTCTAAATCCCGATGATCCTACTTTTGGTCCACCA GCTATGTTATTGACTGGTTTTCAAGTGGATGAGGTTGTGAAG ATACAAAAGTTTTTGAAAGAGTTGGATGGTGAATTTGTAGAG GTTATCTTTTGCACTGAAGACATGATGAAGGGGTCTCTTTGGGAAGCTGTAAATACCAAACAGCCAAACCTTGAAGCTTCAAAGGTTCACTATT ATTGCAAAATCTCTTCCAAGGATTTGTTTTTTATCTGGTCTTACAGGAGAGGAGATGATGATGTTCATCGATGCTTTTCCAGAATCCG AATTAGCAGGAGCAGTGTTTGCAGCTGTTGTACCCAATAG
- the LOC111913205 gene encoding uncharacterized protein LOC111913205 isoform X1 has product MASFSAFITRVQSYSELSNLSKRSLPSNVFKFSSSFQTRITHTHHHGLKLKHLLKAAPEGPPSELIEDSKFVPLNPDDPTFGPPAMLLTGFQVDEVVKIQKFLKELDGEFVEVIFCTEDMMKGSLWEAVNTKQPNLEASKIAKSLPRICFLSGLTGEEMMMFIDAFPESELAGAVFAAVVPNSADKPLQEVIEEIMGDHEMMKSRESS; this is encoded by the exons ATGGCTTCTTTTTCAGCCTTCATAACTAGGGTTCAGAGCTACTCTGAACTTTCAAATCTCTCAAAACGATCTCTGCCTTCCAATGTTTTCAAATTTTCTTCATCATTTCAGACTCGAATCACGCACACTCACCACCATGGATTGAAGCTCAAGCACCTCCTCAAGGCAGCTCCTGAAG GACCTCCTTCTGAGTTGATAGAAGATTCAAAGTTTGTTCCTCTAAATCCCGATGATCCTACTTTTGGTCCACCA GCTATGTTATTGACTGGTTTTCAAGTGGATGAGGTTGTGAAG ATACAAAAGTTTTTGAAAGAGTTGGATGGTGAATTTGTAGAG GTTATCTTTTGCACTGAAGACATGATGAAGGGGTCTCTTTGGGAAGCTGTAAATACCAAACAGCCAAACCTTGAAGCTTCAAAG ATTGCAAAATCTCTTCCAAGGATTTGTTTTTTATCTGGTCTTACAGGAGAGGAGATGATGATGTTCATCGATGCTTTTCCAGAATCCG AATTAGCAGGAGCAGTGTTTGCAGCTGTTGTACCCAATAGTGCTGATAAACCACTACAAGAGGTGATagaagagatcatgggagatcatgAGATGATG AAATCAAGAGAATCAAGCTAG